Below is a genomic region from Fundulus heteroclitus isolate FHET01 chromosome 5, MU-UCD_Fhet_4.1, whole genome shotgun sequence.
gccacggcCGTCAGTGTCCAGCTGGACACCCACTTGCAGGAGAGTACACACTAGGTTCTATATAACGTTTACATAAGTGATAATTCTGACTCTCCACTTTCTGATTTTACCCTTCCTGTATTGTTTTATGTctgagtccagtactgaagctgcaGCATTACTCTGgtttgttagattaaatatgttaaggTAAAATTTCTGTTCCAAGAGTCATGTTCTTACTAAAGAAGTCTACAATAAAGAAGACCACTTTTACAGTGTAAAGAATATGTGAGACAGGAACTGGAAGTAATTCAATCTTAACAAAGTGGAGTTTCCACCCGGTTTCAAACCGGGGACCTTTCGCGTGTCAGGCAAACATGATAACCACAACATAACAGTAAAAAATAGTGGAATTAATTTTACAGTTGAGCGATTTGATTTGACTGCGGCCAGTTCTCTGCTCTAGGTGATGGAGAGTGCATGGAAAGGCGTAAGGCTCCACCAGGCAACACTAGACTTCATTGGGTTCCACTGGGTTCCACTAGACTCCACCAGCTGTGGGAAGATTACACACAggtctctcacacacactgacCATACTAGTTTTGGTGACCATGAACAGATTTATCAGACTGAATAAAACAGATTAGCAGTATCATAGCTGTACATCGGATGACACTTTATTAATCCTGGAGGGAAATTAGATAGAAATATAGTTATAAACACCaatatttaacagaaaatggTAGAAACCACTGAGTTTTAACTTCTACATTGTTGGTAACTCTTTGGTCGCTTTGACTGAGTTTGTTCCTGATGAATCTGCAGACTCCTCCCtgagaaacagagaaaataaatattatggTTCAACACCAACAGAGTGGTGGGTCTACTTTGGTTATTAGAAGAGAacagaattcaactttattgtcactgcacatgtcacaagtacaagcaaCAAAATGTAGTTTGCATCCTTCCAGAAGGGCTTTAGTAGTGCACAGTAAAATTGTTATGATTGTGCTATAGttgtaaatataaatgaatgtatgtatatataggCTATGAGTGTAAAATAACTGTAAGTATATGTATAAACAGGCTATACATGTTATAATGTTAGTATAAATATGTACAGGCTATGAATGCACAGACAATGAAGAGGTTATGAAtgtgaaatgttaaaaatataaaagattaTCTCTGTACTATGACTATTAGTATAAGTATGTGTTTATACAGGCTATAAACGTACTATAACTGTAAGTTTAACTATATACAGGCTATGAATGTACAGACTATGAACAGGTTAGGAATATGAACGTTTATAAACAGGCTATAGAGAATATTAAGTATATGAAGAATATCTACGAACAGGGGTAGTTAACCAATACATAGTAGGTGCACAGTACTTACAGTAGTAGTGAGCTAACATGTAAAAGTACAGGTAGGTAGTTTTACATGGTGGTTCAATCCATGTGTTACTGTTATATTATGAGAATACAGTCCGTCGCTGTTTGCTCAGATGTccagagggagagtgcaggaGTTTGATGGCTTTAGGGAAGAAgcactgatttatttattcactggattgctgattcaCCGTTGGTAGTAGACTTCGCTGTGAAGCCAACTGCCGCCATATTGGTattccctattttcctccagtaactagggaatacgtgcgctacagcatcgaacaacgaggattttctcatgttcaggaggggcttaagacttttaaaatgtcaaatgccatatacttttatgttatgtactgaaaatatcaagtactgaaaaagtcatgtgctgaaatattttgcatgttatatatatatatatatatatatatatatatatatatatatatatatatatatatatatatatatatatatatatatatacgtgactttctcagtacttgactgtaaaattacctgtgaaacgttttcacacagccagaaaactgctttgttgttTCAGCCAAATCCTGTTGTGGgtttctgtgagagtagggagtagcaagatggcggccagtgacttcagtttttcaggcctatcagcaatccagtgaataaatagagatcagtgaacTGTGATGCAGTTGGTCAGGAAGCTCTTGATAATGGAGCGGTAGGAGTTCACCAGGATGTACCAGGACAGGTTTATGAGTCCTCAGAAAAAATAGTCGCTGGTGAGCCTTCTTGACCAGCTTGGAACAGCCGGTCATCCAGGTGAGATCCTCGGAGTGGTGGACTCCCAGGAACTTCAAGCTGTTTACATGCTCCACCGCCTTCCCTTTGATCTAGATGGGTGGATGTGGGTAGGCAGTCCTCCTGAAACCCACAatgagctccttggtcttcttgGCATCGAGCAGCAGGTTGTTGATGTCGCACCACTCCGCCAGACGATCCACCTCCTCCCTGTAGGCGGCGTCATCGGTGTCTTTGATGAGGCCGATCAccgtggtgtcatctgcaaactgaATGATGATACTGGAGTCATCGAAAGCTCTGCAGTCATGAGTGAGAAGGGAGTAGAGGAAGGGATTCATCACACTGCCTTGTGGTACACCAGTGTTTGTGGTGATGGTCAATGAGAAGTTGTTGTCCAGCGGGGCATGTTGGGGCCAGCTGGTCAGGAAGACCAATAACCAGTTGCACATGAGGGAACTAATACCGAGATCTATGAGTTTTGTGATGAGTTTTGAAGGGATGACcgtgttgaatgctgaactaAAGTTTATGAACAGCATTCTGGTGTAAGTGTTTCTGTTGTCCAGGTGTGAGAGGACAGAGATCAGCGCTATGGAGGCTGCATCCTCTGCGCTCCAGGTCTGACGCTAGGCAAATTGATAGGGGTCCAGggcggggtggggtgggggggggcagtaGTGTTGTGTAGTTCTTGAATGATTTGTGCAAAAGAACAGTTGAGTCAACGAACTAAACCGAATCACTTCATTAACTGATTCTTACATTTGAGAAGGAGGTCAGCACACGTCTCGGTTGGTACTGGAACTTCTGTGTTGTGTTGCGCTCATGACTCTGAACGTTGCCTGCCAGGAGTGATTTGTTCAACCGTTTCCTCTTGCAGGGGTTATAGTGTCATGCCACGTGGAATGGTTTATGTTTCCCCAAGTCAAACCCAGAGTCAAGCCACACATAATGCTGTTACAGCTCTATGAATAGAACACTAAGCCATGATAGTTGCCCAATATAATGTAAGGAAATGAAAATGTAGTTATAGGAACTTAATGGTTCGGTgaacaaataattttaatgattaATTTTAATGCGCTGATTCTAGTGATTCGGTTCACTCAACAAACCGTAGTGCCCATCACTAGGAGACAGGATTTGAGGTCTGCCAGGACCagccactcaaagcactttgtgATGATGGGGCTGAGTGCTACCGGGCGGTAATGAGCGAGTCTTGATGCGTTGGAGTTTTTGGGTGTCGGGACGATGGAGGTGGATTTGAAGCAGGTCAGTACCACTGCATGAGCCAAGGACAGTTTGAATGTGTCCATCAGCACTCCAGCCAGCTCCCTAGAACACACTGTGAGAAAATGTCCAGGGATGCCATCAGGACACGCAGCCTTGTGAACATTAACCTTCCTTAATGCTTCCACATGGGTGGGGAAGAAGTCAGTGGTTGGTGGTCTGGAGTCCCATTTGTCTTAGTTGGAGTCGTTTGGTTCCCTCTCTCAAAACAAGCATAAAAGTTGTCAAGCTTGTTGAGGAAGGAGACATCAGAGGAGACGAGGGAGAAGTTAGTGGTCCTCTAGTCTGTGATGATCTGGAGTCCTTCCACATGCGTCAGGGGTTGGATTGGGAGAAGTCTTCTTCTACATTCCTTTTGTAGCGGTGCTTGGCCCTTCTGATGCATCTCTTCAGCTCCACCCGGGCTGTaatgtgtcatgattttagtCCTGCCATGTTTTTGCTACTCTCTCCCTCCACTGCTAATTGATGATGATTCTCACCTGGGCTGTTCCCTATTTAAACACCTGTTTCTCACCTGCTCTGAGCGAGATCGTCTGCCTTTCCACAGCGTTCAAGCCTTGTCTCATGAATCAAGTTTTCCCTGTGCTTCGACCCTGCCTGTCCCTGACCACTGCTTTTGCCTAAACCTGTTCTCTGAGTGAGTAGAGCCTTTGTTCCCTGTATGTTGCTGAACTTTTGCCTAACTCTGACCCTGATTAAGCCTACGGATTCTGGAAACGTCTTGCCTGAGTGATCTTCTGTGTATGACCCTGGACTGTTTATGGACCTCAAGCCTGTTGGATTTTGGACGCTCGGACCCTGCAATCTGCAAACCTCCCCAAGGCCTCAAGACCCCATCTCTCAATTGGTCCCTGCCCCGTTGGAGCTGGACTGCTACACCTGATCCACCAGAGTCTCCCTTCTTAAACTGGATTACTTCCACACCCTCTTTTGTCTATTTGCAAAGAATAAATATTCAACTCAATCGTTGTTTTGGCTGTGTGTTGGGTTCTGCTCCTTACTAAAAACGTGACAGTAATGTAGGCCTGTGCATCCCCTGACCTGAAGGCTAAGCGACTGTTCTTTGAGGTAAACCCCCAAATTTCCCACTGCCACTTTATTTAGTTCAAAAGTGACATAGTGTTGGTGAAAGATATTCATACAATGACCAACAAAGTGTGCTTCCTAAAGAGACGGTAAAGAATTGGACTGCAGCATGAAGTTAGCCCTTTGAAAGTGTTAATGCATTAATTACAACCTCTGCCTAAAATTATAAATTCCTAACAGACtggaaaatatgcatattttcaGTAAAAAGGTTTATGTATAAATGCAATAGTTACCTGGCATGTATTTGATGTCTCTGCTGTTAATGAAGTGCAGCCTGAGCTGCAGTCAGTGCTATTAGCACAGTTAACTTGATGGGAATTGTGATTGCCCACAAATctgttcaacaacaacaaataaaaggaGGTGAGGATATATTTATGTGAGCCACATTGTTAAAAAGCTGAATCCTAATGAGCCTTACAGATTTCTAAATTACTGCTGActtctctctctgctctgcagGATTGGGTCATGTTGACATTAACGGCCTTTTCCTCTGCAGGGTTGGCAGATGCACACCTGAAAGTGGAGTTGAGGTCCAGTTTGTCTACAGTGATGGTTAACGAGAAGGTGGAGATGCTGTGGTTCAGAAGCTGACTGTCTCTGAACCAAGACAGAGTCGCCAGTTTATccacagagcagagcaaaaggcAGCTGTCAAGGCTCACATTCAGAGTTTCTACAGCTGGAGTCGGGGCAGAGTCTGCAGGAAGAAAAAGATTCAAATCTGTCAGAAGATCTTTTATACATCACAATCAGCTTTGATCAGCAAGTGAGAGCATGTTAACAAGAATTTTGATTTTGGTTCCACTTTGTTGTCCATGAACACaatttaagtaaataaatataaaaaggaaacagaatCTTTATGTGAATGTGTATAcagtgtttaaataaaaaaggaggaCATGACTGAAAATAAGTCTGGTCTGGATCTGGGTCCTCTGACTGTTAAGTGTTCATTAGGGAAACAGCCTAAGGGAAGAATCTGTCTCTGTGGTGGCTGGTTTCAGCAAGTAGCGCTCTTTAGCACAACCATCTGTTCATCTGTTGCCTGAAGGTGAAAGTCAACACAGTTTTTGTCCAGGATGTGTGAGgactgcagagatgttagctgcccttttccctgacctttgacctgtaCAGGATCCCTGATGGAGGTAGGGTCagctctgcagacctgattggAGATGTTACTGGAATGATGCAAGTCTACATTTCTTGTtacaaattcctacatttctcaCACTTTTTGCCTGTGGGGAGAAGCAGGGGAAGGGATggttaaatgtttgattagctagctgagcacgtAGAGTAATTTCCTTCACAGCAGGCTTCCACCACACACCTGTCAGTGCGAACAAAGAGGAACCGTGATGCTGCGCGTCCTAATGACTGCCTGCTTAAAGCAGCAGTGTATCtagctcagtgtcacatataaaagaGTTTAATGTAAAGATTTCTGGCCACCgggcagtttatagtgtgacaccacAAAAACTGAGGTCTGCACGGACGTCcgtgtcactacccgatccgttccatcagctcatttcCGTGAACAAAATAACTTTCGGGTCGCCaagaaaataatgtaattacggaactgaaaatacttatttctatacttaaatcattaaagaatgctaaactatatcgtatagaaaatattgaagacttttctgaaagaaattgatgcgttttacattctctccattgtattgcttgacgtcatcatcggatatgctcagaagtccGGGAATATTCATTGCATCATGTTtatctgtaaatgcactctattagttttattatttgttcaaacaggactggaaaaaaatattttcactctTAATAATAAGGTGAattttgttatacaaataatcttgtagctgcattgtttctttttttgttttttgttttttacaaaaatcgaacagggaatagaacaaagaacacataacAAAACCAAGgcatacattattaaaaaagtacaaaatacacaaatgcatatgcaaatcaaataaatgataaaaaaaaacctgaacaaTATTCGAAATCAAATATGTTTCTATACTCCTGTATGTTTTTATAGCAGggtttttatgtactttaataaaaggtgtatatatttttatttccctaaccacaactgggaaacatttttgctattgaaaaaaacaatgtatttttatgtatttcttttgtttaatttttagaatatgcaatatttacgcaaatacaaagatatacaaaaagaaacccccgccctgaaaaaagacaaaagaataaaaaagtaagaaaaacgaaatatCGTCtacggaagttattctgttcgcacAAATTAGCTGATggaacggatcgtgctaccggtacggatcgggtaaaGACAGTCCGCCGCATATATGTGGAGActttaaagctgtagttggtaattctgttcagaaacactttttgttatactggataAATGGTCtgtccatcctgacagtagtaaatacattatgtatttaggaaaaggaggttaaaaaatcttTCCAGGCGAGGTTAAAAAATCGCCTggaaaactctaaccaatccctgcGTCAGCATTACATTTTCATGCAACACCAGAGTGTGTGCTCGTTCCTcattagtttccgcttgctggctgcaaaTGTGCAcatctagtgtttatgtatccggttagcttagcggttagctttggtgttggTTCGTTGTAGCTCTGCTgttctcaccgtagactttgaacatggctcaGAGTCACAAGAAACAAAccacgtacaagtttatgagaagaacaggaaggcctcagtagaaagaaatgagaccagcgtggatttgggagattttttttatgttatccccttgaagagcagaagagcaaaTAAGAGTtttgtgcatgcgcagttattcaaaaaaggagTAGGGGGAACTTCTGAAAAAATTGGCAACTCTAACTTTAAGGCAGAGTTATGCTCGTTGTGTCAACATTTCTAAGTCGCCTCTCATTACTGCAGAATTGGACAGGAACATAAACGTCAACCTGTTTTACGTGACCAGTCCATGAAACAGGACGAGGCTAAGATACAACGAccaatcaggtctgcagagaggatcatggTGGTGAATGATTGTCTTTTAACTGACCCGTCCAGAGGCGAGCGCATCACTCCGTTATGTCCTCCCTCCACTGACTACTGGTCCATAGCTCAATGTCTGACCCGGGCCTTTTAAAATCCAAACTTTAGATGTATTTATTCAGGATTTCAGatttctaactttatttatttttcatcttttatattaattttctctattttagattaaaaaactTGGCTGACTACTTGGCTGTAAAAAGGtatagaaattaataaatagaaaTTTGGGGCATTCTGACATTTCTCATCTGTAATTGTCGGAGGTTATGCTCTTGATTAATTTAGTTCTGACCACAGCTTGgtggaaaaacacacagcaacaCTAAGTCTGCGTTATCACACATGAGccaacacacacatgcacacgctAATTTAATCTGAACATAAAATCCTTaatctttgcatgttttccaaTAAAACAAAGTCATGATTGTAGTCTAATTGTCTGGTATAATATTGGTAATATTAATTGGTATTAATGCTCCTATCAGTATCACTTTTTTATTGTGAGTGAAAACATAAAAGACACAATCAGTATACAGACATACCAGGaactgtaaaagaaaacataagaGGAAACATTATTTGGCTTTCAACCAGGTTACATGATTGTCAAGTTTCTCCcagcaaaaaaagaacatggttGTCATTCCGCATACTTGCGAGAAATATGCACAATATTTTCATTGCCcattaaagcaacagagaattaCAGCTAATTATAGCTTTTACTCAATACTTTCCTCAGTAATAGAAGTTTTTCctgttgctttttgctttaGCCCCTAATCTGGACCCTAGCCAAAGAAGTTTGACAGGAGAAGACTAAATCCTGTCCTGTTGGCAAGAAGTGAGGCCAAAACCAGGCATTTGGTGAAGTAGTTATAAACAGACTCTTTTttatagaaataataaaatatttttttatactgtcTGCTGTTGTGACAGAACCtgacctttttttaaacaccaaGACATCATAAAGTCGCCTCAATAAGAAAACGTGACTCACCGTAGACTATGAGATTGTGAGTAGATCTGAAAACACGTCCTCGTTTAGACTCAACGCAATAAACTCCAGAGTGGTTCTTCTGCAGGTCTGTGATCATAAAGTGTCCGGTTTCCTGGTTCCACCTCAGGTTTTCTTTATAAAGGTCTTCTAATATTTCCAGGACTCTGTTATTCACCGCAGCAACAGTTCTTCTTCCATGTGAAAGAAATCCAAAGCGGAGCACAGGATCCGGCAGAGTGACGCTTCCTCCAACAACTCCTGCCAGGCTCGTTATCCCATGTTCAACAGCAGAGGAAAACATCAACAAGTCAACTGTAAAAGATCAACAGATCCTTCGGTTAGATCGGATTCCTGCTGCATTTCAGCCATGTCGCCCTGGTTGCTCATGAACAACCATCTGTagaacctggacctggaccagaAGGTAAAGGTCTACAGCAGGCCAACATTTTGGCTGAAATTTATTATTAGCTGTGATTTAAGATTACTCGCCACACTGGTGTACACTggaataaatgtgtaaatcagattTTAAGAAGGCTGACTGGTGATTGTTCAGCATTTGTCTCAAGACGGTTGCAACTTACCAACATAGAAGAAGATCATGTTGGTCCTGGGCTTCATTTCAGGTAAACAGAGCCGCCTGTGAGTGCTGGCAGGTTGGAGCGGATGGAGATGAGACTCAGGAAATCTGTGACAGAAGCAGAGCTGATCAGAAGACTTCAAGATGGCAACGAGACATAACCTGATTTTCGCCAGACGGATGTAGTCCTATCCATCTGGAATCAGATATGGCGGCGCTGACAAGTTCACTCCTATAAGCTCTATTCCAACTGCCCTGGAATGTACCCTTAAAACCTGCATTGGCCGTCGAGTTGATTGAATGTGTGTCGCCTGTTTAACAGTGTGACTTAAAGCCTGGTGTTTCAGTCGAAATAACATATCGTGAGTGGGAAGCCTAATGCTAAGCTGGTCCATAATCAAGCTAGCATGACTGGACATGATTATACTTCGATGGAAACGTCTACCAGTGGCTCCGGTAAGAGAGTCATTCCAACCAAATCCACGGGTCAGCCCATTACGATCAAACCAGGACAGAACCAGTCACATGAGAACCTAGTCAATGCCATTAAAAACTAACTGCCAAGATTGATTCCTTTGGGGAGCAGCTAACCAACACTTCTACGTTGGTAGCCAGCATAGCCAAGCTGGTGGAAAGCAATGCtgctgatataaaataataagaCATCCAAAACTTCGTACCCCAATTTACCCCAAGATCTGAAAGGAAGAGTAACTGAGGTGGAGAGACACAAGAGGCGCTGGAATCTTAAAAGACAAGGCCTGAAGGAAAATGACAACGAACACATTCGACCTCCTGAAAAAGAAATCGCACCACAGAGGGCTTTAACCATGGATACAGTTGTGGATAGTGTTCATCGACTTGGCAAACGAGAAGAGGGAAGAAACCGACAAGTAATGATCCTGTTTGTCTTGTGGACAGGTTGGCAATCAGTGGGAGGAAGAATAGCGTTGTACTGACGAAAATGATGGAAGCCAGGCAGCTTTGAGGTCCTcaatctcctttttcttttattctctcCAGAAATAATCCAAAGTGCAAGTGCAAAAACATAAAGTGCATGGAGACATAGCAGCAACGGTTTTctagcagcagcagaacatctcAATGAATGAACTGGACACCTTTTGAAAAGTTTAAACCTAACTAGGTAAAACCATTAAAACTACAAGGGATATATTGTTGTGTAATTACgtactgttttaaagttatttaatgtttagtaAACAACTGTTTGTTAGGTtcaagagctgatatcaggacaatagttgaaagggatgatacgagcactggcgatcttttaacagctaACTCtacacacatatagaataaatgactga
It encodes:
- the LOC118563244 gene encoding CD48 antigen-like yields the protein MKPRTNMIFFYVVDLLMFSSAVEHGITSLAGVVGGSVTLPDPVLRFGFLSHGRRTVAAVNNRVLEILEDLYKENLRWNQETGHFMITDLQKNHSGVYCVESKRGRVFRSTHNLIVYDSAPTPAVETLNVSLDSCLLLCSVDKLATLSWFRDSQLLNHSISTFSLTITVDKLDLNSTFRCASANPAEEKAVNVNMTQSCRAEREVSSNLEIYLWAITIPIKLTVLIALTAAQAALH